ACCGACTCGCTCGTCAACGAGGAGCTGATCGCGAAGGCGAAGCTGGGAGCTGAGGTGCTGCTGAGCGCAGGTATGGCGCTGGAGGAGATGGTCGACATCATGATCGAGCGCGTGAAGGCGGGGAAAATGGTCGTCCGCGTCCACACCGGCGATCCAGCCGTGTACGGCGCGATTATGGAGCAGGCGGCGCTGTTGAAGCGGGCGGGCGTCGAGTACGAGGTCGTGCCGGGCGTCAGCTCGGTGTTCGCGTCGGCCGCCGCCATCGGCGCAGAGCTGACGATCCCCGAGCTGACGCAGACGGTCATTCTGACGCGCGTCGAAGGACGCACGCCGATGCCGGACCGCGAGCAGCTGCGCGACCTGGCGGCGCACCATTGTACGCTGGCGCTGTTCCTCAGCGCGACGCTGACGAAGAAGGTCGTGAAGGAGCTGACCGAGGCGGGCTGGCGTCTGGATACGCCAGTCGCAGTCGTCCAGCGGGCGACGTGGCCGGATCAAGTCGTCGTACGCACGACGCTGGAGGGGCTGGACGAGGCGATGCGCGTGAACGGCATCCGTTCGCATGCGATGATTCTCGCGGGCTGGGCGCTCGACCCGGATATCCATGACAAGGACGAGTACCGCTCCAAGCTGTACGACAAGACGTTCACCCACGGCTACCGCAAAGGAGTGAAGCCGTGATGGAGCGGCCACACACAGGGCAGCAGGGCCAGTCGGTGCACACGCAGGCAACGAATGCTACGTTCGTGCAACAACCGCAGCCTGCTCCTATTGTGCTGCAGGAGGGCGTCATCCCGTCCATCGTGAGGCGAAGTGACTACGCGGTCGTCGCCATTACGAAGCACGGCGTCGAGCTGGCGCGGAGGCTGAACGAGTCGTTCGGCGGCAGCACGGACGTGTACTACATGTCTAAGTTTACGCGTGGTGATGAAGCGGAGCGGGGCATTCAGCTGTTCGAGGGCAGCGTGCGGCTGCTTTTTCCAGCGTTATTCCCAGCGTACTCGGGCATCATCTGCATCATCTCGCTCGGGGCGGTCGTACGCATGATCGCTCCGCTGCTTCAGGATAAGAAGACGGACCCCGGCATCGTCGTCATCGACGACAAGGGCGAGCACGTCATCAGCGTGCTGTCCGGTCATCTCGGCGGCGCGAACGAGCTGACGCGCGAGGTGGCAGCGGCGCTCGGTGCCAGGCCGGTGCTGACGACCGCCTCTGATGTGCAGAAGACGATCGCCGTCGACCTGTTCGGACGCCGCTTCGGCTGGACGTGGGAGAGCGCCGACAAGCTGACGCCTGTCAGCGCCTCGGTGGTGAACGAGGAGCGCGTCGCCGTCGTGCAGGAGTCGGGCGAGCCGAACTGGTGGGTGTACGACACGCCGCTTCCGCCGAGTATTCGTACGTATGGGGACGTCCGGTCGGCGCTCGAGGATGAGCCGCAAGGAGCGCTCGTCGTCACGCATCGGTTGCTGGAGCCCCAGGAGGAGCCGATTCTCGCGAACGGTGTCCTGTACCGACCGAAGGTGATCGTGCTCGGCATCGGCTGCAATCGCGGTACGTCTGCTGAGGAGATCAGCACGGTCATTCGGGAGACGCTGGAGGAGCTGCGATTTGCCTGGAGGAGCGTGAAGGCGGTCTGTACGATTGACTTGAAAAAAGACGAACCAGGTCTCCTCGACGTATGCCGCACGAACGGCTGGCCGTTCATCTGCTACACACCCGAAGAGCTGAACGAGCTGCCGATCGATGACCCGTCCGATACGGTATTCAAGTTCACCGGCGCTTATGGCGTCAGCGAGCCGGCGGCGAAGCGGTACGCGGGCTGCGCGCAGCTCGCGCTGACGAAGAAGAAGAGCGGCAACGTGACGATTTCCGTCGGGGTTATCGAGCACGCCGAGGAAGCGAAGGGGTAGAACGCAGCAGCTAGAGCACGGAGGACTGGTAGTGCTGGTGTATGCGGTGTCGAGGTTAAGCTCGGCCCATATGCCCCTTGGACCACTCAAGCATCTGCTATGCTTCCTTATCTATTCAGGAGGAAATCAACTTGAACTATACATCTCATAACGAGTTACATGCTGCACCGTGCCGCTCGCTCGTCATTGCGGGCACGGGCAGCGGTGCAGGCAAGACGACGGTCACGATCGGACTCATGGCCGCACTGCGACGTAGAGGCTTGACCGTTCAAGGGTTCAAATGCGGTCCCGATTACATCGATCCGACGTACCATAAGGCGGTGACCGGACGGCCCTCGCGCAATCTCGACAGCTGGATGCTCGGCGAAGAGGCGGTGCGCGAACTATACAGTCGGGCGACGCAGGACGCCGATATAGCGGTCATTGAAGGTGTAATGGGCTTCTACGATGGCAAGGACCCGAAGTCCAACATAGGCAGTACGGCGGAGATCAGTCAGCTGCTCGGAGCGCCTGTGCTACTCGTCGTCAATTGCCAAAGTATGGCGCGCAGTGCGGCTGCAATTGTGAAGGGCTTCCAGCTGCTCGACCCGAGCGTGCGCATCGCCGCTGTCTTCGCTAATAAGGTGGGCAGCGTCAACCATTACCGCATTGTGAAGGAAGCGATCGAGCAGGAGTGCGGCATTCCGGTCATCGGCTACATGGTGCGCGACGAAGCGTTAGCGATGCCGGAGCGGCAGCTCGGGCTTGTCCCTTCGATTGAGCGAGGTGATCTCGGTACATTCTTCGAGGAGCTTGCGAGTCGTCTGGAGCAGACGACGCATATCGAGGCGCTGCTTGAGCTATCCGCAGCCTGTGACGCGGTTGTGCCTAGCGGTGGTGGACTGTTCCGCGAGCCGGAGCGTCGTTATCCGGTTACGATTGCGGTGGCGCGTGATGCTTCTTTTTCCTTCTATTATGAGGAAAATCTAGAGCTGCTCCAGCTGCACGGCGCGAACCTCGTCTCCTTCTCGCCGCTTGCCGGGGAGTCAGTGCCGTCTGAAGCTGATGGCATATACATCGGCGGCGGCTTCCCCGAGGAGTTCGCCGAGCGGCTTAGTGAACAGCTCCAGACGGCGGAGTCGATCCGTATCGCTGTGCGAAGCGGTATGCCGACCCTTGCCGAGTGCGGGGGTTTCATGTACTTGACCGAGTCGATCCGCGACACGGCAGGACGCAGCTACCCGATGGTCGGGCTGATCGCCGGACACGTGACGATGCAACGCAAGCTGGCCGCACTTGGGCTGCGCGAGGTGAGCGGCCTGCCGGGCAACTATTTGCTGCCGGAGGGGGAACAGCTACGCGGACACGAGTTCCACTACTCGACGTATGAGCTGGGAGAGGGTGTTGAGCCGCTGCCACACGCCTATGAAACGAAGGGGATGCGAGGAGTGAAGCAGGAGGGTGTGCTGCTTGGCAAGCTGATCGCAGGCTACACGCATCTGCATTTTGCCTCGAATAGGAGAGCGGTTGTCCGCTGGCTGGAGCAGTGTGAGGCGTATCGAAGTGCACGCCGAGCTGACGCTTGAGCTTGAAATGGAGTTGGAGCGGTGTGATGCGTTGACCGCCATAGACGAATGCCCGATTACAGGCGGAGTAGACGACGGCCCACTCCGTCATACGCCGCTGGGCATAGGATATAGCGTAAGACGATAACACACAACACCGAAGGAGGACGTCAACATGACATACGCAGGCGGTGCTTTTACAACTACAGGTGCAATTTTGGTGCTCTTCATCTTGCTCGTGATCATCAGCCGGACGATGCTGGTTTAATTATAGCGTAGTGTAAAAAGGCAGCCTAGCGGCTGCCTTTTTACATTGCTGGCCGGAGTGATCGGCCCGCCGTAACGCAGAATAAGGTACGTTTCGTACCTTATTGGCTTGCGTGTCGGATCGCCCGGCCTGCGGCGACGCAGAATAAGGCATGTTTCGTGCCTTATAGGCGCCCGCGCCTGAGCGCACGGCCTGCGGCGACGCAGCATAAGGCACGTTTCGTGCCTTATTGGCGCCCGCGCCTGAGCGCTCGGCCTGCGGCGACGCAGAATAAGGTACGTTTCGTGCCTTATAGGCGCCCGCGCCTGAGTGCCCGGCCTGCGGCGACGCAGAATAAGGCACGCTTCGTGCCTTATAGGCGCCCGCGCCTGAGCGCACGGCCTGCGGCGACGCAGAATAAGGTACGTTTCGTGCCTTATAGGCGCCCGCGCCTGAGTGCCCGGCCTGCGTCGACGCAGAATAAGGCACGTTTCGTGCCTTATTGGCGCCCGCGCCTGAGAGCACGGCCTGCGGCGACGCAGAATAAGGCATGTTTCGTGCCTTATAGGCGCCCGCGTCGGATCGCCCGGCCCGCCGTAACGCAGCATAAGGCACGTTTCGTGCCTTATAGGCGCCCGCGCCTGAGCGCACGGCCTGCGTCGACGCAGCATAAGGCACGTTTCGTGCCTTATTGGCGCCCGCGCCTGAGTGCCCGGCCTGCGTCGACGCAGCATAAGGCACGTTTCGTGCCTTATTGGCGCCCGCGCCTGAGCGCACGGCCTGCGTCGACGCAGAATAAGGCACGTTTCGTGCCTTATAGGCGCCCGCGCCTGAGCGCTCGGCCTGCGTCAACGCAGAATAAGGCACGTTTCGTGCCTTATAGGCGCCCGCGCCTGAGTGCCCGGCCCACAGTGCCTGCCCTCGAAACAAGAAATTTGCCCCAATAGGCAAATGCACTTACACATTTATCCTACGGACATATAATGCTAAGGAAAAGGAAAGGAGGGAGAGCAATGGGTGCTTGCGCAGGTCTGTATACTTCCACAACGGTTATTTTGGTGCTCTACATCTTGCTTGTAATCGTTTTGAGAACATTCTAATTAACCCCCGACCATGTATGTAGAGCAAGCCGCTATGACAGATGCCGTAAGGCAAGTCGTAGCGGCTTCTTTGCGCCTGTGCGATCATCCTCCTGAGCGCCGAAGCTCCTCTTGAATGTCCACGCGAAAAGGATATCGCAAGCTCAGCTCTCTGAGCCGCTCAAGCGCTGCTGCTCGATTGCCGCTGGCATATTCAATCTGGCATGCGAGGAGCAGTAGGCGAGGATGGTGCGGCCTCCAGATGAGAGCGGTGGACGCTTCCTCAGCGGCCCGCTTCAGCTGCGTGCGGTCTGAAGCCGGACCGCTGCTCACTGCTTGCTGCAGCAGCAACCCAGCGATCCGCTCATGCTGCATGGCTGGAGCGGGTGAGAGCGCAGCGCTACGTTCCAGCAGCTGAATCGCCTCGGTGCGTCCTGCAGCCGAATCAGGCATCTGTTCAGCTTGCATGTAGAATGCTTCGGACAGACCTATGCGAATCGACATGACGCCAATGACGATCAAGAGTAGCATTCCGCTAATCCGAAGCGATTTTGCCCATGACGGTATTGTAGCGAATGCACGGACGTTCGACTCGGTCTGAGGCTCTGTCCTGCACATGGACACGCCCAGCAAGCCCCACAGGCCGAGCAGTAACGGGTAGCTGAACGTAATGTCGACCAGACTGTGCAGCAGCAAGCTGACGAAGGCGGTCAAGCAGCCAACGCGCCAAGCCCGATTCGCCCGAGCCCCATCAGCACGGAGGCAAGCCTTCAGTCCATTGCGCAGCATCAGCACGACAGCGGCCATGTACAAGGCAACACCGAGCACGCCGACCTCCATCCATACCTCTAGCACATGGTTATGTACATATCGTACCGTATAGGCAGCCGTTGATGCCTTCGGGAATGAATCAGAGCGAAGTGATGAATTAGTGCTGAGTCCAATAGGTCAAGCCGATGGATTTCAATACCAAGGGATAATCTATCTAAACGGTCTTCCTGCCGAAGGAACGAAGATTGAAGTGAAGGATCTTTCAGGTCAGGTCATTCACAGCTTTACATATCATGGACCGATGTTATCGGGGCAAACCACAGTTGGACGCTACTCGTTGAAAGAGTGGAATTCTGGCTATGAACGCGGTTACATTGAATACTTCATCGATTTACCTTCCGCAGACTATACCATTTCGGTGACGAATACTGCTGGTGAAACGTTTGTGCCAGAGAAGTTTGTCTCTGATTTTGCAGCTCGTGTGGATTATGGAAAATATAGGAGCGTATACGTATCTGTGCTTCTAATGCTAGGTGATTTCAAGGAGCCTCCGACGTTCCTGATGCATAATAAGGAGCCCGGACGATGGCTCGAGCCAAACGAAGGAATCGTACGCTTTACACCGTCTCGCGGTAATTCGAAGTACCTGAATGTAACATTGCCCTATGATCCTTGGGGCGAATACAAGGGGCCGCATAACACGACTTCGATACATAGAGATAAGCTGAGCGCATCGGACTTCCAGCTCGTCCGAACTTCTGATCAAGCGATCATTGGGGTTGAGTCGATCAAGGAGAATAATATTTTATATTATTCCGATGTCATAACCCTACAAATCTCTGAGTCGCTAGAAGCAAACAAGCAGTACGAGTTACGCATGTCTCCGACTAGTAGTAAGAATGAGCTTCGACTGCCAGAATGGGCAGGAGACTATTATTCCGTTGAGATCTCTACGTTATCGTTGCATAACAATTGGTATATGTCTATGGAAGACATGGCAGATCGATACCATGCCCATCGTTCCATCGCATTGAAAAATCCGACCCCACCCCCTCCGGCTCCAGACGTGCCTAGAATTGGAGGTGGAGGCGGAGGCTTCCTATCTAATCCGGTATCCGATACGGCAGATGGTGTCAAGCTCGACAAGTCAACCTTGTCCAGCAAGCTTGAGAATGGTGCTGACGGCAAGAGCTATTCCCGCGTGAGCATCACTGCCGATCAGATGAGCAAGGCGGTTGAAGCGCTGCAGAAGAAGGATGCGAAGGGCCGTACGCTCACCTTGGAAGCAGCAGGCGCAGAGGCGGGAGCGAAGATCGATATTCCAGCCTCGGCGATCAAGGATGCAATAGCTACAAGCGCAGAGACTGTACTTGCCATTCAATCGGATGCGGGTACATATCGCTTACCGGTTCGAGTGCTGAAGAATGTGACGGAGAAGCTAGGTACGGAGCTGAAGGATGCGAAGGTGACGATCTCGGTGACGAAGGCTGCCGAGAGCACGAACGATGCACTCAAGAGCGCGAACCCTGGCGTGAAGCCGCTACTGGCGAATCCGATCGAATTCAGCATTGTTGCGGAGACTTCATCGGGTAAGAAGACCGAGATTCACGATTTCGATGGCACCTACGTGGAGCGAACGATTACTGTACCGTCCAGCTTGGATGCCGCTGCCGTCTCCGTTGTTACATTCGATCCGGCAACAGGTCAGATGAGCTTCATCCCTGCTATCATCCGCAATGCTGAAGGTATGGCAGAGGTGACGATCAAGTCAGCTCGCAACAGTCTGTATACCGTAGTCGAAGCGGCGAAGGCGTTCGACGATCTGAAGACACATTGGGCGAAGTCTGATGTGGAGCAGCTTGCCTCGAAGCATATCGTCAACGGAATGAGCGAGTCGACGTTCGCACCGGACCAACAGGTGACCCGGGCGCAGTTCGCTGCGATGCTCGTGACCGCGCTTGGCTTGAAGGCTGATGCGGCCGCCGCGTCGTTCGCCGATGTGCAAGCGACGGATTGGTATGCTGGGTCAGTCGGAACGGCTGCCAAGCTTGGCTTGGTGCAAGGCTTGAGCGCGGAGCAATTTGCCCCGAACGCATCGATTACAAGAGAACAGATGGCTGTCATGATCGCACGCGCGATGAAGCTGGCCGGCAAGCAGCCGCAGCTGACCGCAGCGGCAGAGGTGCAGCAGCTATCGAGCTTTGCAGATCAAGAAACTATCAATAGCTGGGCGAAGACGGCGGTAGCTCAGGCGGTTGAAGCTAAGATCGTGAACGGTCTATCGGAGCAAGGCTTCGCACCGAATGAGTCCGCGACCAGAGCTCAAGCCGTTGTGATGCTGAAGCGTTTCCTGCAATATGTGCAGTTTATGAACTAGTTTGATCATACAGTATCAGTCACATAACCAAGCCGCGGCGGAGTTGAATCCGTTCGCGGCTTTCTTCGCGTCGTGTGGAACTATATCTTCGTATCGGGCGTCTAAGGTAAAAGATGGATATGGTTGAATATAAAAGGAGGACCCCGTTATGACAGGTTGGCTTAATCTAATGAGTCTCATATTCGGCCTTATAGCATGGCTCGTTCCGATAGTGTATCTCTTACGCACAGAAAAACAAGCTGATCGGAACAGGATGACCTCTTGGGCGATCAGCATGAGCTCATGCGCGATTTCGCTTCTTCTGCAACTTTTTCATTTTTATTTTATGGTGAAAAATGAAGATTTTGGTGCTATGATCGATACGAACGGTGTTGTACAGTTCGCTGCAACGGTGCTAGTAGTTGGCACCATCCTGCTCAATGCTGTGAACAGAACTCAGCATAGATCGGAGAGCTAGTTGTAAGGTGAGATGCGCTCAGAAATACGTATCAAGTGGAGGTATAAGTGAAAAGGATATTACTGGGGCTACTGGTGTCAGTCGTACTATATCTCTCGATAACCTACTATGTCTCCATCCGAGATTCGAAGGCTAGTATAGTTGAGGCTGTTGAGAGTATACGTTCGAATCATTCGGTACAGGTTGTCGTGCATGAGCAATACTTTAATAATGGAGCATTCATCTATTACTTGAAGAATATGAATGAAGGCTCTCCTGTGATCTCTGTCGAATACGTCAAAAGTACATTAAATGGAAAGTGGAAGTGGGTCTATGGGGGATCACATTCGAGTTCAAAATTGTCTCTGATGCCTGATCCCAACGACCATAATAGGTTCATCTCGGCTCAATATTTGCCAGTTGTAGAACAAAAGGAGCACAGAATACCTCATCCTGTTCTATATGGCGGAATATCAGATCCCAGGGTGACTCGATTAGTCGTCAGAGACTACATAACCGAGCTGGAAAGACAAGTGAGTATCATTACGGTTACTGAGTGATTTAGAGTTTATTATGTAAACCTATCAGCGTCACAAGGAACGAAATTCGAACTCATAGGCTACAATGATCGGAATGAAAAAATATACGGCGAAACCATAGATGGGTCTACAGAGTGGCCTGGCCATTCAAGTGATTCGATGACCGAGACGCACGGGAGGTGACATCACATCGTATGCCCTACGAGCTCATTTTGTTGGATGTAGACGATACGTTGTTAGATTTTCAGCTGGCTGAGGAGCAAGCCCTAGTGCGTGTATTTCTAGAGCAGAATATCCACATTGATCAGCTCATGATGGATAGATTTAGGGCGATCAATCAACGGCTGTGGACACAATTTGAGCTTGGTTATATTGAGCTGAATACGTTAAGAACTGAAAGATTTATGCGATTGTTAACAGAGTTTCATATCGATGGTGATGCTAACAGATGTAGTGAGGCGTTTTTGCAACACTTGAGTGAAGAGGCATTCATGATGGAGGGGGCCCTGGAACTCTGTAATTATCTCTCCGATCAGAAGTACAGGCTGGGTATCATCACGAACGGAATTAGGGAAGTGCAGATTCGGAGATTACAGAAGGCTGGAATATTCGACAGGTTTGAAGAGGTTATCGTTTCAGAGGACGCGGGCTTCCAGAAGCCGCATCAAGGGATTTTTGACTACACGTTAAATAAACTGAAAGTCTCGAGTAAAGAGCATGTGTTGATCATAGGGGATTCCATCACTTCAGACATTCAAGGCGGAATTCAATATGGGATTCATACGTGCTGGTTCAATCCGCTAGGGAAGAAGAATGCAAGCTCCTTCAGCCCGAATTATGAGATCAGAAGGTTAATGGATGTCGTACGAATACTTGAAGAATATAGAATATCGTAGAGGAGTGGAGATCTAATGTCAACATTAAGCCAGATACCACAGGTTCGAACTGAAATGCTCATTAGAAAGCCAGTTCATGAAGTTTTTCAAGCGTTTGTCGATCCGGAAATCACTACTAAGTTCTGGTTCACCAAAAGCAGCGGTCATCTGGAAATCGGAACACGTATTCGTTGGGATTGGGAAATGTATGGGGTGTGGGATGAGATATTCGTTAAAGAATTGGAGGAGAATCAACGGATTGTCATTGAATCCTCAGACGGCACTGAGATTGAGTGGTGCTTTACCGTTCGAGCAGATCATGAAACGCTTGTTGCCATCACGAATTCTGGTTTCTCGGGAGAACCCGATGAGATCGTGAACCAATGCTTGGACGCTATGGGTGGATATACGATGGTTCTGTGCGGCTTAAAGGCTCTCTTAGAGCATAACATCAGATTAAATCTAGTATCAGATCGGGCACCTGATGCGCATGTGATCTAAGTAAGCGTTGAGAAGGAATGTGCAGAGCCACAAAATCCAATCAAACAAGCCGCGCCGGAGCTCACTCCGTACGCGGCTTGTTTCCTTACCTGTGACCTCGACCTGCCAGCCGCATCATCACCCAAGAGAGCGAGTAGCACGGCAAGGATAGGCCGATCCATGTGAACATGCTGGGCGACACTGCGAGTAGGAAGCATAGCGGGGCGGCCGATAGTGCTGCGACCAGCAGCAGCCAGGACGATTGGCG
Above is a genomic segment from Paenibacillus sp. YYML68 containing:
- a CDS encoding YjcZ family sporulation protein, producing MTYAGGAFTTTGAILVLFILLVIISRTMLV
- a CDS encoding YjjG family noncanonical pyrimidine nucleotidase — its product is MPYELILLDVDDTLLDFQLAEEQALVRVFLEQNIHIDQLMMDRFRAINQRLWTQFELGYIELNTLRTERFMRLLTEFHIDGDANRCSEAFLQHLSEEAFMMEGALELCNYLSDQKYRLGIITNGIREVQIRRLQKAGIFDRFEEVIVSEDAGFQKPHQGIFDYTLNKLKVSSKEHVLIIGDSITSDIQGGIQYGIHTCWFNPLGKKNASSFSPNYEIRRLMDVVRILEEYRIS
- a CDS encoding cobyrinate a,c-diamide synthase, which produces MNYTSHNELHAAPCRSLVIAGTGSGAGKTTVTIGLMAALRRRGLTVQGFKCGPDYIDPTYHKAVTGRPSRNLDSWMLGEEAVRELYSRATQDADIAVIEGVMGFYDGKDPKSNIGSTAEISQLLGAPVLLVVNCQSMARSAAAIVKGFQLLDPSVRIAAVFANKVGSVNHYRIVKEAIEQECGIPVIGYMVRDEALAMPERQLGLVPSIERGDLGTFFEELASRLEQTTHIEALLELSAACDAVVPSGGGLFREPERRYPVTIAVARDASFSFYYEENLELLQLHGANLVSFSPLAGESVPSEADGIYIGGGFPEEFAERLSEQLQTAESIRIAVRSGMPTLAECGGFMYLTESIRDTAGRSYPMVGLIAGHVTMQRKLAALGLREVSGLPGNYLLPEGEQLRGHEFHYSTYELGEGVEPLPHAYETKGMRGVKQEGVLLGKLIAGYTHLHFASNRRAVVRWLEQCEAYRSARRADA
- a CDS encoding lipopolysaccharide assembly protein LapB, whose product is MEVGVLGVALYMAAVVLMLRNGLKACLRADGARANRAWRVGCLTAFVSLLLHSLVDITFSYPLLLGLWGLLGVSMCRTEPQTESNVRAFATIPSWAKSLRISGMLLLIVIGVMSIRIGLSEAFYMQAEQMPDSAAGRTEAIQLLERSAALSPAPAMQHERIAGLLLQQAVSSGPASDRTQLKRAAEEASTALIWRPHHPRLLLLACQIEYASGNRAAALERLRELSLRYPFRVDIQEELRRSGG
- a CDS encoding S-layer homology domain-containing protein codes for the protein MLGDFKEPPTFLMHNKEPGRWLEPNEGIVRFTPSRGNSKYLNVTLPYDPWGEYKGPHNTTSIHRDKLSASDFQLVRTSDQAIIGVESIKENNILYYSDVITLQISESLEANKQYELRMSPTSSKNELRLPEWAGDYYSVEISTLSLHNNWYMSMEDMADRYHAHRSIALKNPTPPPPAPDVPRIGGGGGGFLSNPVSDTADGVKLDKSTLSSKLENGADGKSYSRVSITADQMSKAVEALQKKDAKGRTLTLEAAGAEAGAKIDIPASAIKDAIATSAETVLAIQSDAGTYRLPVRVLKNVTEKLGTELKDAKVTISVTKAAESTNDALKSANPGVKPLLANPIEFSIVAETSSGKKTEIHDFDGTYVERTITVPSSLDAAAVSVVTFDPATGQMSFIPAIIRNAEGMAEVTIKSARNSLYTVVEAAKAFDDLKTHWAKSDVEQLASKHIVNGMSESTFAPDQQVTRAQFAAMLVTALGLKADAAAASFADVQATDWYAGSVGTAAKLGLVQGLSAEQFAPNASITREQMAVMIARAMKLAGKQPQLTAAAEVQQLSSFADQETINSWAKTAVAQAVEAKIVNGLSEQGFAPNESATRAQAVVMLKRFLQYVQFMN
- the cobM gene encoding precorrin-4 C(11)-methyltransferase, whose translation is MKIYIIGAGPGDPDLITVKGLKLLQQADVVLYTDSLVNEELIAKAKLGAEVLLSAGMALEEMVDIMIERVKAGKMVVRVHTGDPAVYGAIMEQAALLKRAGVEYEVVPGVSSVFASAAAIGAELTIPELTQTVILTRVEGRTPMPDREQLRDLAAHHCTLALFLSATLTKKVVKELTEAGWRLDTPVAVVQRATWPDQVVVRTTLEGLDEAMRVNGIRSHAMILAGWALDPDIHDKDEYRSKLYDKTFTHGYRKGVKP
- a CDS encoding SRPBCC family protein, with amino-acid sequence MSTLSQIPQVRTEMLIRKPVHEVFQAFVDPEITTKFWFTKSSGHLEIGTRIRWDWEMYGVWDEIFVKELEENQRIVIESSDGTEIEWCFTVRADHETLVAITNSGFSGEPDEIVNQCLDAMGGYTMVLCGLKALLEHNIRLNLVSDRAPDAHVI
- a CDS encoding YjcZ family sporulation protein, encoding MGACAGLYTSTTVILVLYILLVIVLRTF
- a CDS encoding cobalt-precorrin 5A hydrolase, producing MERPHTGQQGQSVHTQATNATFVQQPQPAPIVLQEGVIPSIVRRSDYAVVAITKHGVELARRLNESFGGSTDVYYMSKFTRGDEAERGIQLFEGSVRLLFPALFPAYSGIICIISLGAVVRMIAPLLQDKKTDPGIVVIDDKGEHVISVLSGHLGGANELTREVAAALGARPVLTTASDVQKTIAVDLFGRRFGWTWESADKLTPVSASVVNEERVAVVQESGEPNWWVYDTPLPPSIRTYGDVRSALEDEPQGALVVTHRLLEPQEEPILANGVLYRPKVIVLGIGCNRGTSAEEISTVIRETLEELRFAWRSVKAVCTIDLKKDEPGLLDVCRTNGWPFICYTPEELNELPIDDPSDTVFKFTGAYGVSEPAAKRYAGCAQLALTKKKSGNVTISVGVIEHAEEAKG